The following are encoded together in the Acanthochromis polyacanthus isolate Apoly-LR-REF ecotype Palm Island chromosome 14, KAUST_Apoly_ChrSc, whole genome shotgun sequence genome:
- the LOC127537241 gene encoding otolith matrix protein OMM-64-like yields the protein MKQLQAEHLDEDDLELDDLEQDDLELDDLELDDLEQKNLEEDDLELDDLELDDLEQDNLEEDDLELDDLELDDLEQDNLQEDDLELDDLELNDLEQKNLEEDDLELDDLELDDLEQDNLEEDDLELDDLELDDLELDNLELEDLEQDDLQLDDLEMDDLEQDNPEQDDLELDDLEHYDLKRDDLDPDSLELEDLEQEDLEQDDLKQDDLELDKLEQDDLEQDDLEQDDLQLDDLELDDLEQDDLELDNLELEDLELDDLQHYRLQQDDLDLDSLELEDLEQDDLEQDYLELDDLELDDLEQDDLELDDLELDDQELDDLELDDLELDHLELDNDDVELDDLEQDDLGQDDLEQDDLELDDLEQDDLELDDLEQDDLQHYRLQQDDLDLDSLELEDLEQDDLEQDDVELDDLELDDLEQDDVELDDLELDDLEQDDLEQDDLELDDLELDDLEQDDLELDDLELDDLEQDEVEQPQQNTQSPEPGVHTDDVKHPVHQPRFATAVTSVWSLDQEEVRVQAGRRPSIFTPDDHDDSQTDQPTETSSCF from the exons ATGAAGCAGTTGCAGGCTGAACATCTGGACG AGGATGATCTCGAGCTGGACGATCTAGAGCAGGACGATCTAGAGCTGGATGACCTAGAGCTGGATGatttagagcagaaaaatctaGAGGAGGACGATCTAGAGCTGGATGACCTAGAGCTGGATGATTTAGAGCAGGACAATCTAGAGGAGGACGATCTAGAGCTGGATGACCTAGAGCTGGATGATTTAGAGCAGGACAATCTACAGGAGGACGATCTAGAGCTGGATGACCTAGAGCTGAATGatttagagcagaaaaatctaGAGGAGGACGATCTAGAGCTGGATGACCTAGAGCTGGATGATTTAGAGCAGGACAATCTAGAGGAGGACGATCTAGAGCTGGATGACCTAGAGCTGGATGATCTAGAGCTAGACAATCTGGAGCTGGAAGATCTAGAGCAGGATGATCTGCAGCTGGATGATCTAGAGATGGATGATCTAGAGCAGGACAATCCAGAGCAGGATGATCTAGAGCTGGATGACCTAGAGCATTACGATCTAAAGCGGGATGATCTAGATCCGGACAGTCTAGAGCTGGAAGATCTAGAGCAAGAAGATCTAGAGCAAGATGATCTAAAGCAGGATGATCTAGAGCTAGACAAACTAGAGCAGGATGATCTAGAGCAGGATGATCTAGAGCAGGACGATCTACAGCTGGATGACCTAGAGCTGGATGATTTAGAGCAGGATGATCTAGAGCTAGACAATCTAGAGCTAGAAGATCTAGAGCTGGATGATCTACAGCATTACCGTCTACAGCAAGATGATCTAGATCTGGACAGTCTAGAGCTGGAAGATCTAGAGCAAGATGATCTAGAGCAGGATTATCTAGAGCTAGATGATCTAGAGCTGGATGATCTAGAGCAGGATGATCTAGAGCTAGACGATCTGGAGCTAGATGATCAAGAGCTGGATGATCTAGAGCTGGATGATCTGGAGTTGGATCATCTGGAGCTGGACAAT gatgatgtagagctGGATGATCTAGAGCAGGATGATCTAGGTCAGGACGATCTAGAGCAGGATGATCTAGAGCTGGATGATCTAGAGCAGGACGATCTAGAGCTGGATGATCTAGAGCAGGATGATCTACAGCATTACCGTCTACAGCAAGATGATCTAGATCTGGACAGTCTAGAGCTGGAAGATCTAGAGCAAGATGATCTAGAGCAGGATGATGTAGAGCTGGATGATCTAGAGCTGGATGATCTAGAGCAGGATGATGTAGAGCTGGACGATCTAGAGCTGGATGATCTAGAGCAGGATGATCTAGAGCAGGATGATCTAGAGCTGGATGATCTAGAGCTGGATGATCTAGAGCAGGATGATTTAGAGCTGGACGATCTAGAGCTGGATGATCTAGAGCAGGATGAGGTAGAGCAGCCacagcagaacacacagagTCCCGAACCAGGCGTCCACACTGATGATGTCAAACACCCCGTCCACCAACCACGGTTCGCCACCGCTGTGACGAGCGTCTGGAGCCTTGACCAGGAGGAGGTCCGGGTCCAGGCAGGGCGACGCCCCTCCATCTTTACACCTGATGACCATGATGACAGTCAGACCGATCAGCCGACTGAAACCTCCTCCTGTTTCTGA